The Amycolatopsis sp. DG1A-15b genome window below encodes:
- a CDS encoding S26 family signal peptidase — protein MTGLAVVVLVLPAVLIVLRRRYVVARVWGHSMSPTFRDGERVIATRRRHYRVGDIIVFRPPSRASLSGVRVAEPPARGEAPDVTATIDVAWRIKRIAAVAGDPVPAWLPADHAIVPAGRVVVVGDNAGHSEDSRQLGYIDLAGVAGVVPHRPAPEGS, from the coding sequence ATGACCGGGCTCGCGGTGGTCGTGCTGGTGTTGCCGGCCGTGCTGATCGTGCTGCGGCGGCGGTACGTGGTCGCCCGCGTCTGGGGTCACAGCATGTCCCCGACCTTCCGGGACGGCGAGCGGGTGATCGCGACCAGGCGACGGCACTACCGCGTGGGTGACATCATCGTTTTCCGGCCGCCCTCCCGTGCATCTCTTTCGGGGGTCCGGGTGGCGGAGCCCCCGGCCCGGGGCGAAGCCCCGGATGTCACCGCGACCATCGATGTCGCCTGGCGCATCAAGCGGATCGCCGCGGTCGCCGGCGACCCGGTCCCCGCCTGGCTGCCGGCGGACCACGCGATCGTCCCGGCAGGCCGCGTGGTGGTCGTCGGCGACAACGCCGGCCACAGCGAGGATTCCCGCCAGCTCGGCTACATCGACCTCGCCGGCGTGGCCGGCGTGGTCCCTCACCGGCCCGCGCCGGAAGGCAGCTGA